A stretch of the Veillonella parvula DSM 2008 genome encodes the following:
- the mobF gene encoding MobF family relaxase, translating to MVTTSNVSTIQAGQYYNKDDYYSRTITQEDFWFGNGLLSSIGDDIPNPYKSTITPLSQDNYEQKVNTLKDELTPDAKKLAIDLTFSPPKSISIAMLNPALKYDLLDAHNQAVKNVLTFVESNYVVWRKHTNKDNRTENIKTKNALFACLQHRVSREQDPQLHTHCLLFRKTMINSKIMTIEDRFIHSNQYLFSLMYDNELSKALQEKRIPLRESLSKDQKNIHFEIEGINDTLIDYFSKRKHQIQDYQANQGFSDTWDGAHAAGLASRRPKPPEDLATLEKEWRKTIDNLGGFVINKSTHNKDTSRPLKLNDILKKSIDNLQEKSYAFSKSDLMIEVYKQGIMLGVTVSEFENIFEHHLQSTLIQVGFRQLNNEIYFTTPKNLARAKYIDSLLLGPKIENYSTLDQNDANTKIDILSNNLKLSQGWELSKGQKEAINLMLSSSNKYIAVEGIAGSGKTTMLEQAKLLYESQGVNVIGMAFTGKATEALESEAAISSQTIHKYLNHLSPTTPHNFWDFSSVKKAETPEVWIVDESSMLTDHLLSNILEASERRNAKVVFLGDPNQLLPIGTGNAFARMTRKDNEQVPTVRMREINRQEEGSNLRKTVEALSGKFENIEKQSPLSYIDNSIKEIPQRQYRLNSVIHEYCNYTLEQQDKSAILVARNNDRNELNSEIHKRLIEKGTLKNENLLTSVNQYGIESSNPYAIGEKVIFTKNDYKLKDTTGETVGIKNGQLGKIININGPKVTVQTNTNQNVIFDTREYKHFDYGYAMTTFKAQGITVDNALIVHDSTQKNSNTRNKIYVDVSRAKKSVKIFTDDKEALIKQAKRFQQKITSSTFTPYIAKGKERKPIHVSKEKSKEI from the coding sequence ATGGTCACAACCTCCAATGTGTCCACCATTCAAGCAGGACAATACTATAATAAAGATGATTATTATAGTCGTACAATTACACAAGAGGACTTTTGGTTTGGTAATGGATTGTTATCCTCTATAGGAGATGATATTCCGAATCCATATAAAAGTACTATAACACCTTTATCGCAAGATAATTACGAACAAAAAGTAAATACATTAAAAGACGAATTGACTCCCGATGCAAAAAAATTGGCAATAGATCTAACCTTCTCTCCACCAAAATCTATCTCAATTGCAATGTTAAATCCTGCATTAAAATATGATCTTCTAGATGCACATAATCAAGCGGTTAAAAATGTCTTAACTTTCGTTGAATCTAATTATGTAGTATGGCGCAAGCATACAAATAAAGATAATCGAACAGAAAATATAAAAACTAAAAATGCTTTATTTGCGTGTTTGCAACATAGGGTATCTAGAGAACAAGATCCACAATTACATACCCATTGCTTACTTTTTAGAAAGACAATGATAAATAGCAAAATTATGACGATTGAGGACCGATTTATTCACTCAAACCAATACCTATTCTCTTTAATGTATGACAATGAATTATCTAAAGCTTTACAAGAAAAAAGGATTCCCCTACGGGAATCCTTGAGCAAAGATCAGAAAAATATACATTTTGAAATTGAAGGTATAAATGATACTCTAATCGATTATTTTTCAAAAAGAAAACATCAAATTCAGGATTATCAAGCCAATCAAGGCTTTTCTGATACATGGGATGGCGCACACGCTGCAGGTCTGGCCTCTCGTCGGCCAAAACCACCAGAAGATCTTGCAACTTTAGAGAAGGAATGGCGCAAAACTATTGATAATTTAGGCGGTTTTGTAATAAATAAATCTACACATAATAAGGATACATCAAGGCCCTTAAAACTCAATGATATATTAAAAAAGTCCATTGACAATCTACAAGAAAAGTCCTATGCATTTTCTAAGTCAGACTTAATGATTGAAGTATATAAACAAGGTATAATGCTTGGCGTAACTGTATCAGAATTTGAAAATATATTTGAACACCACTTACAAAGTACTTTAATACAAGTTGGCTTTCGTCAACTAAATAATGAGATATATTTTACAACTCCTAAAAACTTGGCTCGTGCCAAGTATATTGATTCACTCCTTTTAGGCCCCAAAATTGAAAATTATAGCACCTTAGACCAAAATGATGCTAATACAAAAATTGATATTCTTTCCAATAATCTCAAACTATCTCAAGGTTGGGAGCTTTCAAAAGGGCAAAAAGAAGCTATTAATTTAATGTTATCATCTTCTAACAAATATATTGCAGTAGAAGGTATAGCAGGTTCTGGTAAAACAACTATGCTTGAACAAGCTAAATTACTGTACGAATCTCAAGGAGTTAATGTAATAGGTATGGCATTTACAGGAAAAGCAACAGAGGCCCTGGAGTCAGAAGCTGCAATTTCGTCTCAAACTATTCATAAATATCTAAATCACCTTTCACCCACTACGCCTCATAACTTCTGGGATTTTTCATCTGTAAAAAAAGCAGAAACACCAGAAGTCTGGATAGTAGACGAAAGCTCCATGTTAACAGATCACCTACTAAGTAATATTCTAGAAGCCTCTGAAAGAAGAAATGCTAAAGTAGTCTTTCTTGGTGACCCAAACCAATTACTTCCAATTGGTACAGGTAATGCATTTGCTAGAATGACTAGAAAAGATAATGAACAAGTACCTACTGTTCGTATGAGGGAAATCAATAGGCAAGAAGAAGGTTCTAATCTTAGGAAAACAGTAGAAGCTTTATCTGGCAAATTTGAAAATATAGAAAAACAATCTCCACTATCTTATATAGATAACAGTATTAAAGAAATTCCACAACGACAATATCGCTTGAATTCTGTAATTCACGAATACTGTAATTATACACTTGAGCAACAAGATAAAAGTGCTATTTTAGTAGCTCGCAACAATGATCGTAACGAACTCAATTCTGAAATCCATAAAAGACTAATAGAAAAAGGTACTCTAAAAAATGAAAATTTACTAACTAGCGTCAATCAGTATGGTATAGAAAGTTCTAATCCTTATGCTATTGGCGAAAAAGTCATTTTTACTAAAAATGACTACAAACTCAAAGATACTACTGGGGAAACAGTAGGAATAAAAAATGGACAACTTGGCAAAATCATAAACATCAACGGACCTAAAGTTACCGTACAAACCAACACAAATCAAAATGTAATATTTGATACAAGAGAATACAAACATTTTGATTATGGTTATGCAATGACTACTTTCAAAGCACAAGGTATTACTGTTGATAACGCTCTTATTGTACATGATAGTACACAAAAGAACTCCAACACTCGTAATAAAATTTATGTAGATGTAAGTCGTGCTAAAAAAAGCGTAAAAATCTTTACCGATGATAAGGAAGCTCTAATCAAACAAGCTAAACGCTTCCAACAAAAGATTACTTCATCAACTTTCACGCCATACATTGCTAAAGGCAAAGAAAGGAAACCTATACATGTCTCAAAAGAAAAATCTAAGGAGATCTAA
- a CDS encoding type IV secretory system conjugative DNA transfer family protein, giving the protein MKKSALQFTERTSTMTNINNNIAFKELKRGKITLAIWKKYLRNILIGVLLLQTLASGGLFYSFLYQSENIISTQNIYVTKEVVLNYINPIKPDTYKTQIGQFIASHTFDFEVNPNNKIPFKNYKDVIDHLTNNQLYTLKENYKKYWLITLLLSLGISLYWNYSQYLKDTSISKKALHKRGMQLLSQKQISLYTKNKPHVLSIGNINIPTDTECKHILVFGASGSGKSVLLSQFLNQINTYSQKYNDKRHYIITDVKPEFVGKFAEPDDYIFCPFDKRSISWSIFNDIDDISDYDTFASILFEQEGAKDPFWGLAAGAIFADGLKYLDLQGRKTNRDILEFFKQSTEYLTEAINSLPPTLITSKQYLNAPDNTFTSILATLASGLKPFMHLKDSTDNNTPFSFKQYIREEYQRTDGTIPNLYLLVPANRQRIMAPLLSLVMDIMINEALTLPESQNCRLYFIIDEIGSVNKIQLLPDLITKGRSYGISILALTQDPGLLREKYGPQVMQSFLNNFGTQIVLRINDATTAKELADNFGVEEIIEYKESIQLPQNGSPIPSISQDTTTKSLILPSQLQSLPPFKGYGKILGFNPFNLVIPQLFFSENPNIKHFDPIDRKTVNSFKPNIQPHRIKFNEYKEHRYGEDLINKYKRGE; this is encoded by the coding sequence TTGAAGAAATCTGCTCTACAATTTACAGAAAGGACTAGCACCATGACGAATATTAACAACAATATTGCTTTTAAAGAACTCAAAAGAGGAAAAATTACGTTAGCTATCTGGAAAAAATATCTAAGAAATATATTAATTGGCGTATTACTCCTTCAAACGCTTGCATCAGGAGGACTATTTTATAGCTTTCTTTATCAATCAGAAAATATCATATCCACTCAAAATATATATGTAACAAAAGAAGTAGTATTAAATTATATTAACCCTATAAAGCCAGATACTTATAAAACGCAAATCGGTCAATTTATTGCAAGTCATACATTTGACTTTGAGGTAAATCCTAACAATAAAATCCCATTCAAAAATTATAAAGATGTAATCGACCATTTAACCAATAATCAACTTTATACCTTGAAGGAAAATTACAAAAAATACTGGTTGATAACACTTTTATTAAGTTTAGGGATATCTCTATATTGGAATTATAGTCAATATCTAAAAGATACATCTATATCAAAAAAAGCACTCCATAAGCGTGGTATGCAATTATTATCTCAAAAGCAAATTAGTTTATATACCAAAAACAAACCTCATGTTTTATCCATTGGAAATATAAATATCCCCACTGATACCGAATGTAAACATATTCTTGTCTTTGGTGCTAGTGGCTCTGGTAAATCTGTATTGCTCAGTCAGTTTCTTAATCAAATTAATACATATAGCCAAAAATATAATGATAAGCGCCATTATATTATTACAGATGTAAAACCTGAGTTCGTAGGAAAATTTGCAGAACCCGATGACTACATTTTTTGCCCTTTTGATAAACGTAGTATTAGTTGGTCAATATTTAATGATATTGATGATATTTCAGATTATGATACCTTCGCCTCTATCCTATTTGAACAGGAAGGTGCAAAAGATCCATTCTGGGGATTAGCTGCGGGTGCTATATTTGCAGATGGCTTAAAGTATCTTGATTTACAGGGGCGTAAAACGAACCGTGACATTCTAGAATTTTTTAAACAGTCTACAGAATATCTAACAGAAGCTATTAACTCCCTACCACCAACACTAATAACATCTAAGCAGTACTTAAACGCTCCAGATAATACCTTTACCTCTATACTAGCAACTCTTGCAAGCGGTCTAAAGCCTTTCATGCACTTAAAAGATTCAACCGATAATAATACTCCATTTTCTTTTAAACAATACATTAGAGAAGAGTATCAACGAACAGATGGAACTATACCAAACTTATATTTATTAGTTCCTGCTAATCGCCAACGAATCATGGCTCCATTATTATCACTAGTCATGGATATCATGATTAACGAAGCACTTACTTTACCTGAAAGCCAAAATTGTAGACTTTATTTTATTATTGATGAAATTGGTAGCGTTAACAAGATTCAATTACTCCCTGATTTAATCACAAAAGGTAGAAGTTATGGCATCAGTATTCTTGCTTTAACACAAGATCCTGGTTTATTAAGAGAAAAATATGGACCGCAAGTAATGCAATCATTCTTAAATAACTTTGGCACGCAAATAGTATTACGGATTAACGATGCAACTACTGCAAAAGAGCTGGCGGATAACTTTGGTGTAGAGGAAATTATTGAATACAAAGAATCAATTCAACTACCTCAAAACGGTAGTCCTATCCCCTCAATTAGCCAAGATACAACAACTAAATCACTTATTCTTCCAAGTCAATTACAGTCGCTACCACCATTTAAAGGATACGGAAAGATATTAGGTTTTAATCCTTTTAATTTAGTAATTCCTCAATTGTTCTTCAGTGAAAATCCCAATATAAAACACTTTGACCCTATTGATAGAAAAACAGTAAATTCATTTAAGCCAAATATACAGCCCCATAGAATAAAGTTTAATGAATATAAAGAACATCGTTATGGAGAAGATTTAATTAACAAGTATAAAAGAGGAGAATAA